Sequence from the Maribellus comscasis genome:
CTGCCTAAAATCAAATCAATTTATTCAAAATCTTTAGGCAAATGGGAAAACTATGCCCAATTCCGGCCTTTTTTCGTCATAAAATCAATCGACACAAAAAAAAGAGATTCTTTTATCAAAATCGGGAAAAAATATCAAGGAGATTTTACCCGATTTTGTCCGAAGACCTTTACTGCTGAAGGTGCCTAAATAAAAAATCCCGGAAGAATTTCCGGGATTTTGCGTTCTATCTGAGTTGTACTTATCCTTCAAAACTATTTACTCCTGATGTTTCCATCGCCCGGTCAACTTTTTTAACCAGACCTTGCAATACTTTTCCTGGCCCAATTTCAGTAAACGAAGCGGCGCCATCTGCAATCATATTCTGAACTGTTTGTGTCCAGCGAACCGGCGCAGTCAACTGAGCAATCAGGTTCTTTTTAACGGTATCCGGGTCTGTCACAGGTTTTGCGTTTACATTCTGATAAACCGGACAAACAGGATTACTAAAAACAGTTGATTCAATTGCCGCTGCCAATTCTTCCCGGGCAGGCTCCATAAGCGGAGAATGAAAAGCTCCTCCAACTACTAATTTCAAAGCTCTTTTCGCACCTTTTTCTGTCAAAATTTCACAAGCTTTATCAATGCCCGTCATTGAGCCGGAAATTACCAACTGCCCCGGACAATTATAATTGGCCGGAACTACAACCTCTTCAATACTTCTGCAAACCTCTTCAACTATCTCATCTTCCAATCCAACAATTGCAGCCATCGTTGAAGGCTCAATTTCACAGGCTTTTTGCATCGCCATCGCACGTTTTGAAACCAGTGTTAAACCATCTTCAAAACTTAATGCACCATTGGCGACCAATGCTGAAAATTCACCCAATGAATGGCCTGCAACCATGTCTGGAGAAAAATCTTTTAATGTTTTTGCCAGTAAAACCGAATGCAAAAATATAGCCGGTTGTGTTACTTTGGTTTGTTTCAGATCGTCAACCGAGCCTTCAAACATAATATTGGTAATATTAAAACCCAGAATTTCATTTGCTTTATCAAACAAAGCTTTTGCTTCTGCCGAATTTTCATACAAATCTTTTCCCATTCCCGGGTACTGTGCTCCCTGACCGGGAAAAACAAATGCTTTCATAATTCTATTTTTAAAATTCGATGCAAATATAAAGCTTTTTCGTTGGCCAGATAAAATTTGACATTTCTACACGAATCTTTCCTTCAAAATTAATCAGGAAAAAAGAAGTCAGCAACGGCTAAAAAATCAAACTCAGAATTACATATTTTAGGATCAATCCCATCAAACTGAAAACAATCAAATCTCTTAATTTGTACTTCAGCATTCCTGCAACCAACGCTATAACAGGCGATGACAACGGGAATAAATTAAAAATAAAAATGGTTAGATTGCCATACTTCCGAATGTGTTTCTCAGCTTTTATGAGGCGTTTTTCGCCTACAAAATTGTGTATAAACTTTAAACTGAATGAATATCCAATCAGGTAGTCGACTAATTGCGCAACAAAAGCAGTTCCCAAAGCAATTGCTATAAGTTTCGACTCTTCGTAAAACGAAAGATAATAAACAAAAGCCGCTTCAACGGGCATCAGCAGAAAAAACAGGTAACCGGCAAAATGAACTGCTCCAAAAGAAAACATGCTGTCGCTTTTCCCTTCGTAAAATTCCTTCCCCACAGTAAAAGAAACAATAAGAACAGCTAGAATTATTGTAACACAAAAAATAATAATCTTTGAAAGTTTTACTTTCTTTTCGCCTGTATTGGAATTCATTTAGTTTAGCTATACCGGATATTACAAAGGTGATTTATTTTTAATCTTATCCAAAGCTAATTTTTACAATTTGTATTGAAAAAAATAATCGATGAAAAGCACTCCCTGACAGGCTACCAAATCAAACCGAAGGTTAAAATATAATCTCCTACTCTCTTTTAAGCTAAAAAGCTTATTCCAGGATAATGTTTCATTCTACTGTAACTGATTTCGCCAGATTTCGGGGCTGGTCAACATTACATCCACGCAACAGTGCAATGTGGTAGGCGAGCAACTGCAAAGGTAAAACTGCCAGGAGCGGCGCCAAAGCCGGGTGCGATTTTGGAATCTCAATAACATCGTTTGCCATTTCTTTTAATCCTTTGTCTCCCTCGGTTACAATAGCAATTACATTTCCTTTCCGTGCTTTTACCTCTTGAATATTACTTACAATTTTTTCATAATATGCATCGTGAGGGGCAACCACAACTACCGGCAAATTATCGTCTACCAAAGCAATTGGTCCGTGTTTCATTTCGCCGGCTGCATAACCTTCAGCATGGATATATGAAATCTCTTTCAGTTTCAAAGCACCTTCCAAAGCCACAGGGAACAAATATCCGCGTCCCAAATACAATGCATTTACAGCGTCTTTATATTTTTCGGCCACCTGTTTAATCGCTTCATTATTTTCCAGAACCTGCTTTCCTTTTTCCGGAATTTGCGACAACTCTTTCACCAGTTCCTGGTATTCTTCTTCGCCAATATTACCTTTTGCCTTCGCGAGTTTTAAGGCAAACATGGTTAAAACTGTTACCTGCGCAGTAAATGCTTTTGTTGAGGCAACGCCAATTTCAACTCCGGCATGCGTATAAACTCCGGCATCGGTTTCACGTGAAAGCGATGAACCTACCACATTACAAATTCCCAAAACCAGCGCACCTTTTTCTTTTGCCAGATGCAATGCCGCCATTGTATCGGCAGTTTCACCACTCTGACTGATAAAAATAACAGCATCTTTTTCAGTCAAAACAGGCTTTCTGTACCTGAACTCCGAAGCATATTCCACCTCTACCGGAACACGGGCATATTCTTCGAGCATGTATTCTCCAATCAAGGCTGCATGCCACGATGTTCCGCAGCCCACAATAACAATCCGTTCGGCTTCCATAATCCGTGGAAACACGTTTAACAAACCGCCAAGAACGATTTCTGAATATTCAGGTTTTAAGCGGCCACGGAATGTTTCTTCAATGGTTTTGGGTTGTTCATAAATTTCTTTCAGCATAAAATGTTCAAAATCACCTTTATCGAGTTCTCCAATTTCAAGGTCAAGATTGGTTATTTTCATTGAAACCGGGTTATTTTGAATATTTTTCAATGTAAAATTATTCTTGTCAAGTACAGCAACATCTTCATCGTTCAGATAGACAACATGGTTTGTAAATTCGGCAATTGGAGAGGCATCACTGGCAACAAAATATTCGCCATTTCCCAGGCCAACCACCAAAGGACTTCCTTTGCGGGCCACAACAATTTTATCTTTTTCTTCGCTGCATAAAACCGCAATTCCGTAGGCTCCAACCACCTTTGAAAGCGCAAGTTGAACCGCAGTTTCAGCACTGATATCGTCAGCCTGATTGTAGAAAAATTCAATTAAATTGGCCAGCACTTCGGTATCGGTTTCGCTTGAAAACACAAAACCATGTTTAACAAGATCTTCTTTCAGCCGGGCATAGTTTTCAATTATCCCATTGTGAACAACAGAAAACTTCCCATTCATTGATAAATGAGGATGAGCATTTGCATCACTTGGTTCGCCGTGGGTTGCCCATCGGGTATGACCAATGCCAACATTACCTTGCACTTTTTGCGAAAGAACAAATTCCTCTAACTCACCTACTTTACCTTGCTGTTTATAAACATCCAGTGTTCCGTTTAAAATGGCAACCCCTGCTGAATCGTAACCACGGTACTCCAATCGCTTTAATCCATTTATCAAAACAGGAAATGCTTCCTTGTTACCAATATAACCTACAATTCCACACATATTTGATTTATTATCTGGTGATTAATCCTGATTCACGTAAACTCGTTTGCTTATTGTTTTTTTCATCCGGCTTATGAGCTCTTCTCCCAATCTTTCTTTCGTCTCCATATGCACTTTTATAGCCTTTACCGTAACATTCTCTTCAAATTCTCCTCTAACTTGTGTAAAGTCCATTTCCCTGTCGCCATTTTGCCCGTCAACTCCAAAACCGGTCATTTTAGTAAGCGAAAACTCTTTTTGTGCGTCTTCATAGAGCAGCCTGTCAATTCCCAAAACGCTTCCTTTCCATTTTTCAACAATATCAATAACATCCTCGGCTGTAAAATCCTCCGGTTTCCGGCAGTAATACCTTCCCAAAACATCATGCGCCCAGGTCCATTCGTAATTGTAATAATTTTTATGCAGTGCTGTCAGGGCTGAATTAACTTCTTCCAATGAGGTTATGACTTTATCTTCAATAGACTTTAAAAGATTATTCAAAGCTTCATAGGGACAAATAAGACCTGATAAGTCGACCCACAAACCAACTCCCAGCGCTGTGTCTTTTTTCATTGTTTCACGAATCTCATCATTATTTTGATACTCTTTCCCCTGAAGGCGGGTTATCAGTGAGTTACCCAAAAATTTCCAGATGGCCATTTCATACAAATCAATTCCACGATCCAAAGCCTTCTTTTCGATTTTCATTTTTTCGTAGCTGTACTCGCTGGCAAATTCACCCGATGTCTTTCGGATGGCTTTCAATTTTTTCCTTCCATTCATCATTTTCTGAATGGTGTAAGGACTAAGCAAATTAAAATTGATTAAATCAAGCAGGTTTGAATCTTTCCGGTTATCGCGTTTTGGCCACTTTTGCGAATCGCGAATAGTACCTATACTTTTTAGGTTTATAGCAGGCACAAGAATACTCTCATCTTTACTCTCAATAAGATATGAAAATGGGAAATCAGTAGTATCACTGTGTTTATAATGCCGCCCCATCACAAGCGAAAATGCTCCAATTCGCGAAGGCCACAAAACATAAGAGTCGCTGGTTGTTTTGGCGCCTCGCTCCATAATTCCCTGGTGGATAGGCCCCAGCTTATACAAATGATTACTTTGATTGGAACCACTTCCTGCATTTAAAAAAGAATACATTCCGGCAATGAGCAAAGTGGATTTATGATGCGTTACCGTGTACGGCCCGGCAAATATGGAACATGCCTCTCCGTGAAACCCCTGACAGTTGGCAAAAAACAATGAGTTTACCGCTGAATAGTGTTTATCAAGGATACACCCCTGACCGATAAAACATTTTGCAACCAGCGTTGCATCAGTAACGCGGGAGCCGGAACATACAATAAAATCCTCCATTATCACACCTTCACCTATCTCCACCGGTGCTTCAAAATTACTGTTAATGCTGCCATTCTTCAATTTTTTACCGCCGTCAACAACGGTTGCCGGTCCCATTTTCACATTTAAAATAGTATTGCAGTTTATAATTCTCGAATGTGCACCAATCACTCCAACATCATTTTTTACGTAGCCGGAATATTCATCCACCATTTGAACCAGGGCTTCCACCAGCTTAGGACGGTGGCGGTACAAAGCCATCATATAGGCAACATGTGTTGAAAGATGATCATAAATTGGAATTTCGCGACCACCTCCCTCGTTAATTGTCTCAACACGAATTCCGTTTCCAAAGGTAGTTTCACCGTCAACTGCAACCGTGGTTACATTGTGGATAATCACACCTTCTCCAATATTGTAATTAGCAATATAACTCCGCACATTGTGAATAAGTGCATTCTTTCCTACTTCGCAATTGTGCAACCAGGCATTGTAAATTCCGGCCTTAAAAGTTATACCACCTATTAACTCAACTGTTTGACTAAAACTGTTTAACCGGATATGACCTGTTAGCTTGCAGTTCTCAACATTATCGGGAATAAAATCATTTGAAACTCTTACAAGACTCCAGTCAGTGGAAGAACACCCCTGATGCACCAACTGACCTATTTCTTCATCATATAACGAACGGTAAGATTTTTTTTCTGTGAATTTGGACATGTTTATCTTTTTAGAATGCTTCAAATATATTTTAAATCAATCTAAAAACATAATAAAAAAACAATACATCAACTCATACATAATCCAATAAAAACATACAATATTAATATAAATAAATATAAAACAACATATTAAAGAACATAATAACACTACAAATAAAATATACAAATACAAATAAACACTACAATAAACAGAAATTCAAATGTGGTCTACATATTCCTTTAAGCGTTCCTCCCGTTGAAGTTTCAATTTTTTACGAAGCCTGCCTCTGGAGACTTCAACACTTTTGGAATTGATATTTTGCAAACCGGCAATTTCCTTACTTGAAAGACCGAGACGAAGATAAGAACACAACTTTTCTTCTTTTGAGCTTAAATTCGGGTGTTTAAGTTTTAGCCTGTCGATGAAACCAGGGTGCAAATTCTCGAGCTGTTGAACAACCATTTCCCAATCGACTGGTGATATAGAAACACTTTCCAATGTTTTCAACAGAGCGGATGCTTTTTGATGAGCCTGTTGAGAAGTCCCCGAAACAAGTTTTTTTAGCTGTTTCTGAACCAATGCCAAAAGTTCGTTTTTTTGCGAAAGCTGCAACAAA
This genomic interval carries:
- the fabD gene encoding ACP S-malonyltransferase → MKAFVFPGQGAQYPGMGKDLYENSAEAKALFDKANEILGFNITNIMFEGSVDDLKQTKVTQPAIFLHSVLLAKTLKDFSPDMVAGHSLGEFSALVANGALSFEDGLTLVSKRAMAMQKACEIEPSTMAAIVGLEDEIVEEVCRSIEEVVVPANYNCPGQLVISGSMTGIDKACEILTEKGAKRALKLVVGGAFHSPLMEPAREELAAAIESTVFSNPVCPVYQNVNAKPVTDPDTVKKNLIAQLTAPVRWTQTVQNMIADGAASFTEIGPGKVLQGLVKKVDRAMETSGVNSFEG
- a CDS encoding DedA family protein, whose translation is MNSNTGEKKVKLSKIIIFCVTIILAVLIVSFTVGKEFYEGKSDSMFSFGAVHFAGYLFFLLMPVEAAFVYYLSFYEESKLIAIALGTAFVAQLVDYLIGYSFSLKFIHNFVGEKRLIKAEKHIRKYGNLTIFIFNLFPLSSPVIALVAGMLKYKLRDLIVFSLMGLILKYVILSLIF
- the glmS gene encoding glutamine--fructose-6-phosphate transaminase (isomerizing) encodes the protein MCGIVGYIGNKEAFPVLINGLKRLEYRGYDSAGVAILNGTLDVYKQQGKVGELEEFVLSQKVQGNVGIGHTRWATHGEPSDANAHPHLSMNGKFSVVHNGIIENYARLKEDLVKHGFVFSSETDTEVLANLIEFFYNQADDISAETAVQLALSKVVGAYGIAVLCSEEKDKIVVARKGSPLVVGLGNGEYFVASDASPIAEFTNHVVYLNDEDVAVLDKNNFTLKNIQNNPVSMKITNLDLEIGELDKGDFEHFMLKEIYEQPKTIEETFRGRLKPEYSEIVLGGLLNVFPRIMEAERIVIVGCGTSWHAALIGEYMLEEYARVPVEVEYASEFRYRKPVLTEKDAVIFISQSGETADTMAALHLAKEKGALVLGICNVVGSSLSRETDAGVYTHAGVEIGVASTKAFTAQVTVLTMFALKLAKAKGNIGEEEYQELVKELSQIPEKGKQVLENNEAIKQVAEKYKDAVNALYLGRGYLFPVALEGALKLKEISYIHAEGYAAGEMKHGPIALVDDNLPVVVVAPHDAYYEKIVSNIQEVKARKGNVIAIVTEGDKGLKEMANDVIEIPKSHPALAPLLAVLPLQLLAYHIALLRGCNVDQPRNLAKSVTVE
- a CDS encoding DUF4954 family protein, which codes for MSKFTEKKSYRSLYDEEIGQLVHQGCSSTDWSLVRVSNDFIPDNVENCKLTGHIRLNSFSQTVELIGGITFKAGIYNAWLHNCEVGKNALIHNVRSYIANYNIGEGVIIHNVTTVAVDGETTFGNGIRVETINEGGGREIPIYDHLSTHVAYMMALYRHRPKLVEALVQMVDEYSGYVKNDVGVIGAHSRIINCNTILNVKMGPATVVDGGKKLKNGSINSNFEAPVEIGEGVIMEDFIVCSGSRVTDATLVAKCFIGQGCILDKHYSAVNSLFFANCQGFHGEACSIFAGPYTVTHHKSTLLIAGMYSFLNAGSGSNQSNHLYKLGPIHQGIMERGAKTTSDSYVLWPSRIGAFSLVMGRHYKHSDTTDFPFSYLIESKDESILVPAINLKSIGTIRDSQKWPKRDNRKDSNLLDLINFNLLSPYTIQKMMNGRKKLKAIRKTSGEFASEYSYEKMKIEKKALDRGIDLYEMAIWKFLGNSLITRLQGKEYQNNDEIRETMKKDTALGVGLWVDLSGLICPYEALNNLLKSIEDKVITSLEEVNSALTALHKNYYNYEWTWAHDVLGRYYCRKPEDFTAEDVIDIVEKWKGSVLGIDRLLYEDAQKEFSLTKMTGFGVDGQNGDREMDFTQVRGEFEENVTVKAIKVHMETKERLGEELISRMKKTISKRVYVNQD